The following are encoded together in the Naumannella cuiyingiana genome:
- a CDS encoding MFS transporter, with protein sequence MTSAPVTTRVRRRAMGALITGQVLGGVGVATGVSVGGVLAQQLAGTSAAGGLASTASIVGAGIAAGPLAGLSARRGRRAGLAGGLAIAAAGAALVLAAAFAGWFWLLLIGMIGFGAATAAGLQARYAAGDHARPGHESRALSIVVWATTIGAVLGPNLAEPAAALGVRLGIPDPAGPFALALLAFAAAAAIIATSPPADHPAAADDQNGERVSSWRLLAEAWRDRLVRLGITAAIAGHSMMVAVMVMTPVHMYDRGMTLTIIGLTISIHVLGMYAASPLFGILADRLGAPAVVGVGMIIFLAAFLTGAFAPTEGAAPVQLMIALGLLGLGWSACLIGGSALVSAGASGERRVRLQGAVDSVMSLGAALLAALAGPVLGAAGYPGVNLLGALALAALIGVAASAWLGRTTGRSQPLGGKRVSGHRSR encoded by the coding sequence ATGACCTCGGCGCCGGTGACCACGCGGGTACGCCGGCGCGCGATGGGCGCGTTGATCACGGGCCAGGTGCTCGGCGGGGTGGGCGTGGCGACGGGCGTCTCGGTGGGTGGCGTGCTTGCCCAGCAGCTCGCGGGCACCAGCGCGGCCGGCGGGCTGGCCTCGACCGCCTCCATCGTCGGCGCCGGGATCGCGGCCGGACCGCTGGCCGGGCTGTCGGCGCGGCGGGGCCGGCGCGCCGGGCTCGCCGGTGGGCTGGCGATCGCGGCGGCGGGCGCCGCGCTGGTGCTGGCGGCGGCCTTCGCCGGCTGGTTCTGGCTGCTGCTGATCGGGATGATCGGATTCGGCGCGGCCACCGCCGCCGGTCTCCAGGCGCGCTACGCCGCCGGTGATCATGCCCGGCCCGGTCACGAGAGCCGCGCGCTGTCCATCGTGGTCTGGGCGACCACGATCGGCGCCGTGCTCGGTCCCAACCTCGCCGAGCCGGCGGCCGCGCTCGGCGTACGGCTCGGCATCCCGGACCCCGCGGGCCCGTTCGCCCTCGCGCTGCTGGCATTCGCCGCCGCGGCGGCGATCATCGCGACCAGCCCGCCCGCCGACCACCCGGCCGCCGCGGATGATCAGAACGGCGAGCGGGTGTCGTCGTGGCGCCTGCTCGCCGAGGCGTGGCGCGATCGACTTGTCCGATTGGGAATCACGGCCGCCATCGCCGGGCACTCGATGATGGTCGCGGTGATGGTGATGACCCCGGTGCACATGTACGACCGCGGCATGACCCTGACGATCATCGGGCTGACGATCAGCATCCACGTGCTCGGGATGTACGCGGCCAGCCCCCTGTTCGGCATCCTCGCCGACCGGCTGGGCGCCCCCGCCGTGGTCGGCGTCGGCATGATCATCTTCCTGGCGGCCTTCCTCACCGGCGCGTTCGCGCCGACCGAGGGCGCGGCGCCCGTGCAACTGATGATCGCGCTCGGCCTGCTCGGCCTCGGCTGGTCGGCCTGCCTGATCGGCGGGTCCGCGCTGGTCAGCGCCGGGGCGAGCGGCGAGCGCCGGGTACGCCTGCAGGGCGCGGTCGACTCGGTGATGTCGCTCGGCGCCGCGCTGCTCGCCGCGCTGGCGGGCCCCGTGCTCGGCGCGGCCGGCTACCCGGGCGTCAACCTGCTGGGCGCGCTCGCCCTCGCCGCCCTGATCGGCGTCGCCGCCAGCGCGTGGCTCGGGCGTACCACCGGTCGATCGCAACCGCTCGGGGGAAAGCGCGTGTCAGGTCATCGATCTCGATGA
- a CDS encoding organic hydroperoxide resistance protein — MPLEEVTEVVYTTAATAKGGREGRVTSEDQVIDLPLGKPGSTSDPKANPETLFAAGYASCFSGALNAVAKADGLDVSESTVTAKVSFGKTDSGFGLAVDLVADIPGVEEDVARELVEKAHQMCPYSKATRGNIAVSANPS; from the coding sequence ATGCCGCTCGAGGAAGTCACCGAAGTCGTCTACACCACCGCCGCCACCGCCAAGGGCGGCCGCGAGGGACGGGTCACCAGCGAGGATCAGGTGATCGACCTGCCGCTGGGCAAGCCCGGCAGCACGAGCGACCCGAAGGCCAATCCCGAGACGCTGTTCGCGGCCGGGTACGCCTCCTGCTTCTCCGGCGCCCTGAACGCCGTCGCCAAGGCCGATGGGCTCGATGTCAGCGAGTCGACCGTGACCGCCAAGGTCAGCTTCGGCAAGACCGACAGCGGCTTCGGGCTCGCGGTCGACCTGGTCGCAGACATTCCGGGCGTCGAGGAGGATGTCGCCCGCGAGCTGGTGGAGAAGGCGCACCAGATGTGCCCGTACTCCAAGGCGACCCGCGGCAACATCGCCGTCTCGGCCAACCCGTCCTGA
- a CDS encoding sigma 54-interacting transcriptional regulator — translation MAETTTRPDATTVGELRASGHTAKPLRTELRDNLLAALARGDDPWPGLHGFAGTVIPQVERAILAGHDIVLLGERGQGKTRLLRTLGNLLDEWTPVIDGSELGEHPFEPITAASIRRAAALGDDLPVVWRHRSERYAEKLATPDTSVADLVGDVDPMKVAEGRSLGDPETIHYGLIPRSHRGIVAINELPDLAERIQVAMLNVMEERDIQIRGYLVRLPLDVLVVASANPEDYTNRGRIITPLKDRFGAEVRTHYPVELAEEVAVVRQEAELVAEVPEPLIEIIARFTRELRDSSSVDQRSGVSARFSIAAAETVAAAALHRATVLGEEAAVARVVDLGTVLDVLGGKVEFESGEEGRERVILEHLLRTATAETARETFRGLDFRLLVDAISDGATITTGDRVSAADLLAGLPVLGESELYDEIAERAGATGPGERASAIELALEGLYLARRISKDSDGRTTLYGEA, via the coding sequence ATGGCCGAAACCACCACCCGGCCCGATGCCACCACCGTTGGTGAGCTGCGTGCCTCGGGCCACACCGCCAAGCCCCTGCGTACCGAACTCCGCGACAACCTGCTCGCCGCGCTCGCCCGCGGCGACGATCCCTGGCCCGGCCTGCACGGCTTCGCCGGCACCGTCATCCCCCAGGTCGAGCGGGCGATCCTCGCCGGCCACGACATCGTGTTGCTCGGCGAGCGCGGCCAGGGCAAGACCCGGCTGCTCCGCACGCTCGGCAACCTGCTCGACGAGTGGACGCCGGTGATCGACGGCTCCGAGCTGGGCGAGCACCCCTTCGAGCCGATCACCGCCGCCTCGATCCGGCGCGCGGCCGCGCTCGGCGACGACCTGCCGGTCGTCTGGCGTCACCGCTCGGAGCGGTACGCCGAGAAGCTGGCGACCCCCGACACCTCCGTGGCCGACCTGGTCGGCGATGTCGACCCGATGAAGGTCGCCGAGGGCCGCTCGCTGGGCGATCCGGAGACGATCCACTACGGGCTGATCCCGCGCTCCCACCGCGGCATCGTCGCGATCAACGAGCTGCCCGACCTGGCCGAGCGGATCCAGGTGGCGATGCTGAACGTGATGGAGGAGCGCGACATCCAGATCCGCGGCTATCTCGTCCGGCTGCCGCTGGACGTGCTCGTGGTGGCGAGCGCCAACCCCGAGGACTACACCAACCGCGGCCGGATCATCACCCCGCTGAAGGACCGCTTCGGCGCCGAGGTGCGCACCCACTACCCGGTCGAGCTGGCCGAGGAGGTCGCGGTGGTACGCCAGGAGGCCGAGCTGGTCGCCGAGGTGCCCGAGCCGCTGATCGAGATCATCGCCCGGTTCACCCGCGAGCTGCGCGACTCCAGTTCGGTCGACCAGCGCTCCGGGGTCTCGGCGCGGTTCTCCATCGCCGCCGCGGAGACCGTGGCCGCGGCCGCGCTGCACCGCGCCACCGTGCTCGGCGAGGAGGCGGCGGTGGCCCGGGTGGTCGATCTTGGAACCGTGCTCGACGTGCTCGGCGGCAAGGTCGAGTTCGAGAGCGGCGAGGAGGGGCGCGAGCGGGTCATCCTGGAGCATCTGCTGCGTACCGCCACCGCCGAGACCGCCCGGGAAACCTTTCGTGGGTTGGATTTCCGGCTGCTCGTGGACGCGATCTCCGACGGCGCGACGATCACCACCGGCGACCGGGTCTCGGCCGCCGATCTGCTCGCCGGGTTGCCGGTGCTGGGGGAGTCCGAGCTCTACGACGAGATCGCCGAGCGCGCCGGCGCGACCGGGCCGGGCGAGCGTGCCTCGGCGATCGAGCTGGCGCTGGAGGGCCTGTATCTCGCCCGCCGGATCTCCAAGGACAGCGACGGCCGGACCACCCTGTACGGGGAGGCGTGA
- a CDS encoding DUF998 domain-containing protein, whose protein sequence is MDISRATISRPGTAVIAAGAVVGIGTQALAAAAWPGYDPLARTISSLGTAASPWHALVNAVFVINALALAGGGIVLVVAGRGPVRAGSVLIAIAGALGLLVAAVPEDANLALHSIGALNLPLAGIGLLLIGAGLLRGGRPRLGATAVAAGVLGLVGTVLFVAIQAGAPLGAYPGLVERAISYPAKVWFVAAALAGGRR, encoded by the coding sequence ATGGACATCTCACGAGCAACCATCTCCCGACCCGGCACAGCGGTGATCGCCGCCGGCGCGGTCGTCGGGATCGGTACGCAGGCGCTAGCCGCGGCCGCCTGGCCGGGCTACGACCCGCTGGCCCGGACCATCAGTTCCCTGGGCACGGCGGCCTCGCCGTGGCACGCGCTGGTCAATGCGGTATTCGTGATCAACGCCCTCGCGCTCGCGGGCGGCGGGATCGTGCTGGTGGTCGCGGGACGCGGCCCGGTCCGCGCCGGCTCGGTGCTGATCGCGATCGCGGGCGCGTTGGGACTGCTGGTGGCGGCGGTACCCGAGGACGCGAATCTCGCCCTGCACAGCATCGGCGCGCTGAACCTCCCGCTCGCCGGCATCGGCCTGCTGCTGATCGGCGCCGGGCTGCTGCGGGGCGGCCGCCCGCGGCTCGGGGCCACGGCGGTGGCTGCCGGCGTCCTGGGCCTGGTCGGAACGGTGCTCTTCGTGGCGATCCAGGCCGGCGCGCCCCTCGGGGCGTACCCCGGTCTGGTCGAGCGGGCGATCAGCTATCCGGCCAAGGTGTGGTTCGTTGCCGCAGCGCTGGCCGGTGGCCGCCGCTGA
- a CDS encoding MerR family DNA-binding protein — translation MQIGELARRHGMSTAMIRHYERLDLFDPDHVVRAPNGYREFTEGASARIRLIRIGQQAGFSLRQMRTELAHWADGTMAPEERAALLRRQLATIEAKLRELRASRRLIRARLTELDGAERAAR, via the coding sequence ATGCAGATCGGCGAGCTGGCCCGCCGGCACGGGATGTCGACGGCCATGATCCGACACTACGAGCGCCTCGACCTGTTCGATCCCGATCATGTGGTGCGCGCGCCGAACGGCTATCGCGAGTTCACCGAGGGCGCGTCCGCGCGAATCCGGCTGATCCGGATCGGCCAGCAGGCGGGGTTCTCGCTGCGGCAGATGCGCACCGAACTCGCGCACTGGGCCGACGGCACCATGGCGCCCGAGGAGCGGGCCGCGCTGCTGCGCCGCCAGTTGGCGACGATCGAGGCGAAGTTGCGTGAGCTGCGCGCCTCCCGGCGCTTGATCCGCGCCCGCCTCACCGAGCTGGACGGCGCCGAACGGGCCGCGCGATAA
- a CDS encoding deoxyribonuclease IV, whose protein sequence is MTSMGAHVDQTDPVAEAQAREAQLSQFFLGDPQSYKKPEVRYAGGADALRAAAEAAGVALYVHAPYRINVASTNNRIRIPSRKLLDQTMQAAASIGAAGVIVHAGHVGNDDDPEAGFDNWRKAVERMELPVPMLIENTAGGDNAMARRLDRIARLWETVAAADDTGRVGFCLDTCHAHAGGNELAGLVERIMAITGRIDLIHANDSRDAFDSGADRHTNLGAGHCDPDGLAETALTAGAPIVVETPGGVEGHVADLAWLRERAT, encoded by the coding sequence ATGACCAGCATGGGCGCCCACGTCGACCAGACCGACCCGGTGGCGGAGGCGCAGGCCCGCGAGGCGCAACTGTCGCAGTTCTTCCTGGGCGACCCGCAGTCCTACAAGAAACCGGAAGTCAGGTACGCCGGCGGCGCCGACGCCCTGCGCGCCGCCGCCGAGGCAGCCGGAGTCGCGCTCTACGTGCACGCGCCGTACCGGATCAACGTCGCCTCGACCAACAACCGGATCCGCATCCCGAGCCGCAAGCTGCTCGACCAGACGATGCAGGCGGCGGCCTCGATCGGCGCCGCCGGGGTGATCGTGCACGCCGGCCACGTCGGCAACGACGACGACCCCGAGGCCGGCTTCGACAACTGGCGCAAGGCCGTCGAGCGGATGGAGCTGCCGGTCCCGATGCTGATCGAGAACACCGCCGGCGGCGACAACGCGATGGCCCGCCGCCTGGACCGGATCGCGCGACTCTGGGAGACGGTCGCGGCGGCCGACGACACGGGCCGGGTCGGCTTCTGCCTGGACACCTGCCACGCCCACGCCGGCGGCAACGAGCTGGCCGGGCTGGTCGAGCGGATCATGGCGATCACCGGGCGGATCGACCTGATCCATGCCAACGATTCCCGCGACGCCTTCGACTCCGGCGCGGACCGGCACACCAACCTCGGCGCCGGGCACTGCGACCCCGACGGCCTCGCCGAGACCGCGCTGACCGCCGGCGCGCCCATCGTCGTGGAGACCCCGGGCGGAGTCGAGGGCCACGTCGCCGATCTGGCGTGGCTGCGCGAGCGCGCCACCTGA